The genomic window TGGCGCAAAAAATAAACGCACAGTGTTCTGGCACCGACGGTTTTGTTATTACCCACGGTACCGATACTATTGAGGAAACTGCCTATTTTCTAAACCTGACAGTGAAATGTGAGAAACCTGTAGTGCTGGTGGGTGCGATGCGTCCGGTGACTGCACTTAGCTCTGACGCGCCGGCAAATTTGTACGATGCAATCGTGACGGCAGCTTCACCGGACAGCGCCGGGCGGGGGGTGATGCTAGTGATGAATGGCAAGGTACTTGATGCACGGGATGTGACGAAATTAAATACTGAGAATTTAGGGGCCTTCCAGTCAATCAATTATGGCGCTTTGGGGTCTGTCTCCGACAGCAAAGTCACCTATACCCGGACGCCTGTGCAAAAGCACACTAGACAAACACCGTTTGATGTCAGCAAGCTGACCCAACTGCCAGAGGTGGGTATTGTCTACAATTACGCTAATGCGTCTGATATTCCTGCCAAGGCTTTTATTGATAACGGCTATCAAGGTATTGTTAGCGCGGGTGTAGGTAATGGCAATATCTCCCATGCTATATTAAATACGTTATCCGATGCTGCTAAAAAAGGGCTGGTGGTGGTGCGTTCCTCACGGGTTTCTTCCGGGCCAACCACACGTAACGGTGAAATTGATGATGACAAACACGGTTTCATCGCGTCTGGAACGCTTAGCCCCTATAAATCCCGAGTACTACTTATGTTGGCACTGACCCAAACAAAAGATCCGAAGAAAATCCAGCAATATTTCACGCAGTATTAATGACCAACTGGGGCGCATAGCCCCATTTTAGTTGCTGTCGCTGTATTAGTTGTTTATTGTTAAACTGTTATTACAAAAAATTTCTTACTTTTCCTAAAAACTTATTCTTTTAAAACCTTACCTGTAGTTTTTTGGCTGAGTTAAAAAGTCGAGAATTTTCAATAGATAATAAATTAAATTTTTAATTTAATAATTTATAAAACGTGGGGTTATCAACGCATTGCGTTAGCCCACACTCCAATATGGTGGATATAAGGTTAGCGAATATTAAAAACATAAATAGATAAATTGCTATTTCTCTAGCAGGAGATTTTGCGACTTGTATTTCAGCGGCATTGAATAACATTAATACTGAAATGAACAGAATAATAGCTAAAGAGAAAAGTAACGACCAAGTATAAAGATGCAAACCGAAAACGGTGGAATAATATCCAGGATCACCTGGCAGAATATGAATTAACACTTGTCGGGTTGCCGTCATACATGTGGCGATTGAACTAAAAATAATTATACTATAATGGCGCTGATTAATGCCAAGGATAAGATTAAATAGAAAACCGATGCCTATCATTATAATGCCTACTCGTTGTAATAAGCATAGTGGACATGGTATTTCATGTAATATAATTTGATAATAGAACGCAACAATTAATATTGCACATATTCCTAATAATCCTAGGATATTTAGATTAGGAATGATTTTTGTTGAAGATAGTGTTTTCATCATAATTCTCTAACTAAAAAGATAAATTAATATTGTCGGTTGCATGATATTTAAATAATAAAATAGTTATAATAAACAGCATTAATAAAAGTAGATAACTTAGTTTTCTCTGTTTGAAAATAAGTGAAATAGTGACTAGAAAAGCGATGAGGAAAGGTAAAAACATTATAAGATCCTATTAATATAAAATTAACTATTCGATTTTATATACTCGATAATATTATCAAAACATATGATATATTTTATGATGTTATATCAGATATTATCTTTAATTATAAATTATAGATGTTAACTAAACGATGTCAAAAATGGTTAATAATCTTTATTTATTGGAAAAAATAAACTACTCAAAATTATTCTTTTATCAAACTAAAGTTTAATATAATGAATAATTATAAAGTTGTATGACTAGTGATATAAGAAGTAAATGGAACATTAACATTAAAGAGGGCAATGAAACGAATTTTATTAGTTAACATTACCCTCAAATTTTTATTCTTTATAAAAACTATTAATATTTTATTACGTTAAATTATACAGTCGCTTTAATATTACCAAAACAGAGATATTTTATTTCTAAAAATTCATCGATGCCATAGTGGGAACCTTCGCGCCCAAGTCCTGATTGTTTAATACCACCAAAAGGCGCCATTTCGTGAGAGATAAGTCCTTCATTGATACCAATCATACCTGTCTCCAATGCTTCAGCAACGCGATAGATGCGGCTAATATCGCGTGAATAAAAATAGGCAGCTAAGCCAAATTCGGTTTCATTGGCTAACTGAATGGCTTCTGATTCATCAGTAAATTTAAATAGTGGTGCTAATGGACCAAATGTCTCTTCTTTAGCGACTTTCATTTGGTTATTTACATTAATCAATACTGTTGGTTCAAAAAATAACTTTCCTTGTGAAGCAACATTGCCACCGGTTAATAGCTGTG from Arsenophonus sp. aPb includes these protein-coding regions:
- the ansB gene encoding L-asparaginase 2, encoding MKMSFLVLAFGVSFSCAALALPNITVLATGGTIAGSGESPVKASYTPGTIKVDQLVSLVPQIKQIANVKGEQVVTVRSQDMDTTVWLKLAQKINAQCSGTDGFVITHGTDTIEETAYFLNLTVKCEKPVVLVGAMRPVTALSSDAPANLYDAIVTAASPDSAGRGVMLVMNGKVLDARDVTKLNTENLGAFQSINYGALGSVSDSKVTYTRTPVQKHTRQTPFDVSKLTQLPEVGIVYNYANASDIPAKAFIDNGYQGIVSAGVGNGNISHAILNTLSDAAKKGLVVVRSSRVSSGPTTRNGEIDDDKHGFIASGTLSPYKSRVLLMLALTQTKDPKKIQQYFTQY
- a CDS encoding disulfide bond formation protein B, with the translated sequence MMKTLSSTKIIPNLNILGLLGICAILIVAFYYQIILHEIPCPLCLLQRVGIIMIGIGFLFNLILGINQRHYSIIIFSSIATCMTATRQVLIHILPGDPGYYSTVFGLHLYTWSLLFSLAIILFISVLMLFNAAEIQVAKSPAREIAIYLFMFLIFANLISTILECGLTQCVDNPTFYKLLN
- a CDS encoding DUF5993 family protein; this encodes MFLPFLIAFLVTISLIFKQRKLSYLLLLMLFIITILLFKYHATDNINLSF